Proteins from one Oscillatoria nigro-viridis PCC 7112 genomic window:
- a CDS encoding two-partner secretion domain-containing protein, producing MPVPQILYFIVRWAFCPPVSYSLLFAFLLLFPSKTFAQIIPDNTLGPESSRTVTDTINNLPSDRITGGAIRGVNLFHSLREFNIREGRGAYFENPSGIANIFTRVTGGNPSNILGTLGVLGNSNLFLINPKGIIFGPNARLDLRGSFIGSTADSVVFNNGVEFSSTNPQTSPLLTVNIPVGLRFRDNPGAIVNQSTALGKVNLPASPVPIPISDRVGLAVEPGQTLALIGGDIQLQGGNLTASGGQILLGSVASPGLVNFALTPAEQQPANLTVNYDNIQNFGNIQISNGSLINTSGIGGGRIELKGGNVALSGARIYALTLGNIDGRGIDITAQKLRVENGTQFSTLTLGDGAGGDINFRAADSVEMSGLGVEGYQQVAIKYLVSGTTDPFDPLMMLFNASAGSGSGGDITIDTGRLLFNNGVVGSGIAFGGGNGGNLIIRANTFEMVGSGINSGTAKESSGAGGSISVDVEKLIMRDGSILGTTSYSSGPSGNINIKAAESVELSNSGPTTVVSTGISTLSIASNGRAGNINVDTKRLTLSGGSAFTLGTGVLVGRFLFSQEGGSAGNLTVRATESVEISGISQLLSSGIQNASALTSGTLSSSRGGDIRIDTPSLTVRDGGIVSTSSLGVGDVGNITVNADRIEVSGSGNNGLFVSTIDASVGKIFGTNPNATANAGSLHLKADRLIVRDGATVTVQATGTGRAGNINIVANSIDLDNKARIDGTTVSGTGANINLQARDIQLRRNSQITTDAGTSDGGNININSNILLALPQENSDITANARTAGGGRVNIDVPNVFGFTAASREQVRNRLGLSDAQFAALQVSPTSLLPSSDIAAISQSGGPALQGAVTFSSVGVNPVQGLVELPQNVVNPAALIVANPCIEGAENEFTVTGRGGVPPSPNEVLSSAEEPFPWVEPAVGGSQQVESQRASIEIRPTEIIPAQGWVMDDRGQVRLVAYNSRGGASLLRPKPTGVCVPR from the coding sequence ATGCCTGTTCCACAAATACTATATTTTATTGTGAGGTGGGCATTTTGCCCGCCCGTAAGTTACTCCCTACTGTTTGCTTTCCTGTTGCTATTTCCCTCGAAAACCTTCGCCCAAATCATTCCCGATAATACCCTGGGCCCGGAAAGTTCGCGCACAGTTACCGATACTATCAACAACTTACCCTCAGATAGAATCACTGGCGGCGCAATTCGCGGCGTTAACCTCTTTCACAGCTTGCGCGAATTTAACATCCGTGAAGGGCGGGGAGCTTATTTTGAAAATCCCAGCGGAATTGCCAACATCTTCACCCGCGTTACGGGCGGCAACCCTTCTAATATTTTAGGAACTCTGGGAGTTTTGGGAAACAGTAACTTATTTTTAATTAACCCAAAAGGAATTATATTCGGCCCGAATGCGCGGTTAGATTTGCGCGGTTCCTTTATCGGTTCAACCGCTGACAGTGTTGTGTTTAATAACGGCGTTGAATTCAGCAGCACCAACCCGCAAACATCCCCGCTGTTAACCGTTAATATTCCCGTAGGTTTAAGATTTAGAGACAATCCCGGTGCAATTGTCAACCAATCGACGGCTTTAGGAAAGGTAAACCTGCCAGCTTCTCCCGTGCCGATTCCGATTAGCGATCGAGTGGGTTTAGCCGTAGAACCAGGTCAAACTTTAGCACTCATTGGCGGCGACATCCAACTCCAAGGCGGCAATTTAACCGCCAGCGGCGGACAAATTTTACTCGGTAGCGTCGCCAGTCCCGGTTTAGTTAATTTTGCACTAACCCCTGCTGAGCAACAGCCGGCTAATTTAACTGTTAATTATGACAACATTCAGAACTTCGGCAATATTCAAATATCCAATGGATCACTGATTAACACCAGCGGCATTGGTGGCGGCAGAATAGAGTTAAAAGGTGGAAATGTCGCCCTCAGCGGTGCGCGAATTTATGCGCTGACACTGGGAAATATTGACGGTAGAGGTATCGATATCACCGCTCAAAAGTTGCGAGTGGAAAACGGAACGCAATTTTCTACCCTGACTCTAGGAGATGGTGCAGGAGGCGATATCAATTTCCGGGCTGCTGATTCAGTAGAAATGAGCGGGCTGGGAGTTGAGGGCTATCAACAGGTTGCAATTAAATATTTGGTATCGGGAACTACAGACCCATTTGACCCGCTAATGATGCTGTTTAATGCTAGTGCTGGTAGCGGTTCGGGGGGCGATATTACGATCGACACCGGCCGCCTGCTCTTCAACAATGGCGTAGTAGGTAGCGGCATCGCTTTTGGTGGTGGAAATGGCGGAAATTTAATCATTCGCGCCAATACTTTTGAGATGGTGGGTTCTGGAATTAACAGCGGGACAGCTAAAGAAAGTAGCGGTGCGGGAGGAAGCATTAGTGTTGATGTCGAGAAATTAATTATGCGCGACGGTTCTATTCTCGGTACGACGAGCTACAGCAGCGGCCCGTCGGGGAATATCAACATTAAAGCTGCTGAATCAGTAGAATTGTCTAACAGCGGCCCGACAACAGTTGTGTCAACCGGAATCAGCACGCTGAGTATCGCATCTAACGGCAGGGCGGGGAATATTAACGTTGATACTAAACGGTTGACTCTCTCTGGAGGTTCGGCGTTTACATTGGGAACGGGTGTTTTAGTGGGCAGGTTTTTGTTTTCTCAGGAGGGCGGATCTGCTGGAAACTTAACAGTTAGGGCTACTGAATCAGTAGAAATTTCAGGCATTTCTCAACTTTTGAGCAGCGGAATTCAGAATGCGAGTGCGCTGACTTCTGGAACTTTGAGTTCTAGTCGGGGCGGGGATATTCGTATTGATACGCCAAGCCTAACCGTGCGGGATGGGGGGATAGTTTCTACGAGTTCTTTGGGTGTAGGAGATGTGGGGAATATTACTGTTAATGCCGATCGCATCGAGGTCAGCGGCAGCGGAAATAATGGTCTGTTTGTCAGTACAATTGATGCTTCGGTGGGCAAGATATTTGGTACTAATCCCAATGCTACTGCAAATGCCGGTTCGTTGCATCTGAAGGCCGATCGACTAATTGTCAGAGATGGAGCTACAGTGACGGTACAGGCTACGGGAACCGGACGCGCTGGTAATATCAATATTGTCGCAAATTCGATCGACCTTGACAACAAAGCAAGGATTGACGGTACGACTGTATCCGGTACTGGGGCGAATATTAACCTGCAAGCGCGAGACATCCAATTGCGCCGCAACAGCCAAATTACCACCGATGCAGGCACTTCTGACGGCGGCAATATCAACATCAACAGCAACATTCTTCTCGCCCTCCCCCAAGAAAACAGCGACATCACAGCCAACGCCCGCACAGCAGGCGGCGGCCGCGTCAATATCGATGTCCCCAATGTCTTCGGTTTTACAGCAGCGAGTCGCGAACAAGTCAGAAACAGGTTAGGGCTCAGTGACGCCCAATTTGCAGCGTTGCAAGTAAGTCCTACCTCTCTGCTTCCCAGCAGCGACATCGCCGCGATTTCCCAAAGTGGCGGCCCAGCTTTGCAAGGGGCGGTAACATTTAGTTCTGTTGGAGTGAATCCCGTTCAAGGTTTAGTGGAACTGCCGCAAAATGTGGTGAATCCGGCTGCGTTAATTGTCGCAAATCCCTGCATCGAAGGGGCCGAGAACGAGTTTACCGTGACTGGGCGGGGGGGAGTGCCACCGAGTCCTAATGAAGTTCTCAGCAGCGCAGAAGAACCGTTTCCGTGGGTGGAACCAGCGGTAGGTGGAAGTCAGCAAGTAGAAAGCCAAAGAGCATCCATAGAAATTAGACCAACAGAAATTATTCCCGCTCAAGGTTGGGTAATGGACGATCGAGGACAAGTAAGGCTGGTAGCCTATAATTCACGTGGTGGTGCATCTCTTCTGCGTCCGAAACCGACGGGTGTTTGCGTACCTCGATAG
- a CDS encoding two-partner secretion domain-containing protein — MPRQYSALFFAFLLLCPFGAIAQIVPDNSLGAESSRTVPDTINNLPSDRITGGAIRGANLFHSFQQFNVGEARGAYFANPNGIANIFTRVTGGNPSNILGVLGVQGNANLFLLNPKGIVFGPNARLDLRGSFIGSTGSGILFDNGFEFSAANSNAVPLLAINIPVGLRFRDNPGTIVNSSQTLAPTSALPPLPIEIPAFEKLGLAVDPGQTLALIGGDIQLQGGNLTAYTGQILLGSVKSPGLVQFEPTALGLNLNYRNIQNFGNIEMNGAFINTSGLGGGKVDIRGGNINLNGSGIYGLTLGNIDGRGININSQNLRVEGGSQIFASTLGEGRGSDIKIRATDSVEMIGLGIEGYQQLTENFQTSGTGNPFISQIVLFTSAIGSGAAGDINIEAGRLLMSNGVVGGAPTFGAGNGGNLAIRANTVELVSSTLYNGTTNESTGQGGNITVEAQRLILRDGGAFASFSLSDGASGNIAIKASESVELSGSLPVGLGQTRLGTNTFDGNGKGGDISIDTKRLSVSNGATISLTTGAIFGEVVFSTSGGTGGNLTVRASESIEVSGESRFLGNAGYVASSFVTQTASSGRGGDIRLSTPKLTVQNGGVISAASLGIADAGDITINANSLEVQGIGSNSRLSRSAIEASAGRAFNAVNPTASGNAGSLNLNANQLMLRDSAVVNVQSLGTGRAGNINVVANSIALDNKSIIDGTTVTGSGANINLKAQDIQLRRGSTITTDAGISDGGNIRINSDLLVALPRENSDITANARTAMGGQVTVNVPNIFGFTSINREQARSSLGLSDAEFAALQVNPTSLLPTSDIAAISQQAGPALQGAVTFSSTGVNPAQGLVELEQNVVDPSRLIAANPCIEGAGNEFTVTGKGGVPASPNDALSSAAAPFPWVEEAGRNATSNVGDLTDVTDKAKLEEGEIRDREVVPAQGWVVNAKGEVMLVGYNPGNAADSRNPRRSYGCVPR; from the coding sequence ATGCCCCGCCAATATTCCGCCCTATTTTTTGCATTCTTACTGCTGTGTCCTTTCGGTGCGATCGCCCAAATTGTCCCCGATAATTCCCTGGGCGCGGAAAGTTCGCGAACAGTTCCCGATACTATCAACAACTTACCCTCAGATAGAATCACTGGCGGTGCAATTCGCGGAGCAAATTTATTTCATAGTTTCCAACAATTTAACGTTGGTGAAGCCCGAGGAGCATATTTTGCCAATCCTAACGGAATTGCGAATATTTTCACCCGCGTTACTGGTGGCAACCCTTCTAATATTTTAGGTGTGTTGGGAGTCCAAGGAAATGCCAACTTATTTTTACTTAATCCGAAAGGGATTGTCTTCGGCCCCAATGCCAGGTTAGATTTGCGCGGCTCATTTATCGGTTCAACTGGTAGCGGAATTCTCTTTGATAATGGCTTTGAATTTAGTGCAGCTAATTCTAATGCAGTGCCATTGTTAGCGATTAATATTCCTGTGGGTTTAAGATTTAGAGACAATCCCGGTACAATTGTCAACTCTTCCCAAACACTGGCTCCTACATCAGCCTTACCGCCACTCCCCATAGAAATTCCTGCTTTTGAAAAACTCGGTTTAGCAGTAGATCCCGGTCAAACTTTAGCATTAATTGGCGGTGACATTCAACTCCAAGGAGGAAATTTAACTGCTTATACCGGACAAATTCTTCTGGGTAGTGTGAAAAGTCCAGGTTTAGTGCAATTTGAACCAACAGCTTTAGGTCTGAATTTAAACTATCGCAATATTCAGAACTTCGGCAATATTGAAATGAACGGTGCCTTTATAAATACCAGCGGATTAGGAGGTGGGAAAGTCGATATTCGAGGGGGAAATATCAATCTTAACGGTTCAGGAATTTATGGACTGACACTCGGAAATATTGATGGTAGAGGCATTAATATCAATTCCCAAAATTTGCGAGTAGAGGGGGGGTCGCAAATTTTCGCCTCCACACTGGGAGAGGGGAGAGGAAGCGATATCAAAATCCGCGCTACTGACTCAGTAGAAATGATCGGGTTGGGAATTGAGGGCTATCAGCAGCTTACAGAAAATTTTCAGACATCTGGAACAGGCAACCCTTTTATTTCGCAAATCGTTCTGTTTACTAGCGCTATTGGCAGTGGAGCAGCCGGAGATATTAACATTGAAGCCGGACGGCTGTTGATGAGCAATGGGGTAGTGGGCGGTGCCCCCACCTTTGGTGCTGGGAATGGCGGAAATCTGGCTATCCGCGCCAACACCGTCGAACTCGTCAGTTCAACGCTCTATAACGGAACAACGAACGAAAGCACCGGTCAAGGCGGAAACATCACTGTTGAAGCCCAACGGTTAATACTGCGCGATGGCGGTGCTTTTGCCAGCTTCAGCCTTAGTGATGGAGCATCGGGAAATATCGCGATTAAAGCGAGTGAATCTGTGGAATTATCGGGTAGTCTTCCTGTAGGTCTGGGGCAAACTCGGCTCGGCACGAATACTTTTGATGGGAATGGAAAAGGTGGGGATATTAGCATCGACACTAAGCGGCTGAGTGTTTCTAATGGAGCCACAATTAGTTTAACGACGGGTGCAATTTTTGGCGAAGTTGTATTTTCTACAAGTGGGGGGACGGGAGGAAATTTAACTGTGAGAGCCTCCGAGTCTATAGAAGTGAGCGGCGAGTCCAGATTTTTGGGGAATGCGGGCTATGTAGCAAGTTCTTTTGTTACTCAAACTGCAAGTTCTGGTAGAGGTGGAGATATCCGCCTCTCAACACCTAAACTAACTGTGCAGAATGGCGGCGTTATTTCTGCGGCTTCTTTGGGTATAGCAGATGCAGGAGATATTACAATTAATGCCAATAGCTTAGAAGTGCAAGGTATTGGGAGTAACAGTCGGTTGAGCCGTAGTGCAATTGAAGCCTCGGCTGGTAGGGCGTTTAATGCTGTCAATCCCACTGCTAGCGGAAATGCAGGCTCGTTGAATTTGAATGCTAATCAATTGATGCTTCGGGATAGTGCAGTGGTTAACGTTCAGTCTTTAGGAACAGGTAGGGCTGGCAATATAAACGTTGTAGCTAACTCAATTGCCCTGGACAATAAAAGCATAATTGATGGCACAACCGTCACTGGTTCCGGTGCAAATATTAACCTAAAAGCGCAAGATATTCAGTTGCGGCGCGGTAGCACAATTACCACCGATGCAGGTATTTCTGACGGTGGAAATATCAGAATTAATAGCGATCTTTTGGTGGCTTTACCGCGAGAAAACAGTGATATTACAGCTAATGCTCGCACAGCTATGGGCGGACAAGTGACGGTCAATGTACCAAATATCTTTGGCTTTACAAGTATTAACCGCGAACAAGCCAGGAGTAGTTTAGGACTGAGCGATGCTGAATTTGCAGCTTTACAAGTGAATCCAACTTCTTTACTTCCCACTAGCGATATTGCAGCTATTTCTCAACAGGCAGGCCCGGCTTTACAAGGAGCAGTAACGTTTAGCTCTACGGGGGTAAATCCCGCTCAAGGGTTAGTAGAATTAGAGCAAAATGTAGTCGATCCCAGCCGATTAATTGCTGCTAATCCTTGCATAGAAGGGGCAGGAAACGAGTTTACCGTGACTGGGAAAGGAGGAGTGCCAGCCAGTCCTAATGATGCCCTCAGCAGCGCTGCAGCGCCTTTTCCTTGGGTGGAAGAGGCAGGAAGAAATGCAACGAGCAATGTAGGGGATTTAACCGATGTAACGGATAAAGCGAAGTTGGAAGAGGGGGAAATCCGGGATCGGGAAGTTGTTCCGGCGCAAGGTTGGGTGGTGAATGCGAAAGGAGAAGTTATGCTTGTTGGATATAATCCGGGTAATGCTGCTGACTCTCGCAATCCTCGACGGAGTTATGGTTGTGTGCCGCGTTGA
- a CDS encoding CHAT domain-containing protein, which translates to MKFSRSLRQVILLFVISCLLSVAIPPGVARVNPPPAVQLVRQARTLYREERFSEAVPLLQQAAAQFEAKGENLDRAAALSNLAATYGQLGLWEEAEKAVNSSLSAVRTQAKTPEQQRILAETLNIQGQLQLERGQTQDAIDIWKQAAKIFEQIDSKNQLFQVQINQSRAWEILGLYPRACKMLLASFKLENQTCEVSAAGLETLKNQPVSLEQVRAIHALGRVLRVLGQLERSQDLLLVGLAAAQKLGSRPEEAAIYLNLGNTVRAKSNKPGLTPEQRGDWERFALEYYARSIEAMPERSLLQIQAKLNQLSLLVDRQDWSEAEGLWRSIEPQTAQFGSNRAGLYAQINLAQSLMKLAQSPAKTLSLSDIDTMLDRSLEPAKSLGDQRIQAYILAAKGKLSEIEKQYQKAENLTIQALSLAPAFQSPDIAYQLFWQLGRIRKAQGNTEGAIVQYTQAVNVLSSLRGDLVTVNPEVQFSFRESAEPVYRELVGLLLQEESPSQAKLKLARQTVESLQLAELDNFFRDACADAKPKSIEEIDPTAAVIYPIILSDRLEVILSIPGKPLRRYTTNKSQAELETAFRQAKNTIRPASFPRNRRQAVEQVYDWLIRPAEADLTASGIKTLVFVLDGYLRNLPMAVLHDGEKFLVEKYSIALAPGLQLLAPKPLNKVKLRVLAAALSEARQGFSALPGVTQEIQQIAAEMPASSLLNQDFVSGRLHDRIKALSYPIVHLATHGQFSSNAADTFIVTWDQKVNVKEFDRLLRVRTGEKQQPIELLVLSACETASGDNRAALGLAGAAIRSGARSTAATLWQVNDESTAIFMTEFYKQLASSKTSKAEALRNAQLTLLQNQQYQNPYFWAPFVLVGNWQ; encoded by the coding sequence ATGAAGTTTTCTCGATCGCTCCGACAAGTAATTCTGTTATTTGTGATTTCCTGTCTGCTATCCGTTGCGATTCCTCCGGGAGTTGCTCGGGTTAATCCACCACCAGCGGTGCAGCTTGTCCGACAAGCTCGAACTCTGTACCGAGAGGAACGTTTTTCGGAAGCTGTACCGCTGTTGCAGCAAGCGGCGGCGCAGTTTGAGGCAAAAGGGGAAAATCTCGATCGCGCCGCGGCTTTGAGCAATTTAGCTGCAACCTACGGGCAGTTGGGGCTTTGGGAAGAAGCAGAAAAAGCTGTGAATTCGAGTTTGTCGGCTGTGCGAACACAGGCAAAAACTCCCGAACAGCAGCGGATTTTGGCTGAAACTCTGAACATTCAAGGACAGTTGCAACTCGAACGGGGGCAGACTCAAGATGCGATCGATATTTGGAAGCAAGCTGCTAAAATTTTTGAGCAAATTGATAGTAAAAATCAACTTTTTCAAGTTCAAATTAATCAAAGTCGGGCTTGGGAAATTCTCGGACTTTACCCCAGAGCTTGTAAAATGCTGTTAGCTTCTTTCAAGCTGGAAAACCAAACTTGCGAAGTTTCGGCAGCGGGTTTGGAAACTTTGAAAAATCAGCCGGTTTCTCTCGAACAAGTCCGGGCAATTCATGCTTTAGGGCGGGTGCTGCGGGTTTTGGGACAACTGGAACGATCGCAGGATTTACTGTTGGTGGGACTCGCAGCAGCCCAAAAATTAGGTAGCCGACCAGAGGAGGCTGCAATTTATCTCAATCTGGGCAATACGGTACGGGCTAAAAGCAATAAACCGGGTTTGACACCAGAACAGCGGGGTGATTGGGAACGCTTTGCCCTAGAGTATTATGCTCGATCGATCGAGGCGATGCCGGAGCGATCGCTTTTACAAATTCAAGCGAAGTTAAACCAATTGAGTCTTTTGGTCGATCGCCAAGATTGGTCTGAAGCAGAGGGTTTGTGGCGTTCTATCGAACCTCAAACCGCTCAATTTGGGTCGAACCGCGCCGGACTTTACGCTCAAATTAATCTAGCTCAAAGCTTGATGAAATTAGCTCAGTCGCCTGCGAAAACTTTGAGTTTAAGCGATATTGACACAATGCTCGATCGCTCTCTCGAACCGGCAAAGAGTTTGGGCGACCAACGGATACAAGCTTATATTCTGGCAGCAAAAGGCAAACTATCGGAAATCGAAAAGCAGTATCAGAAAGCGGAAAATCTCACAATTCAGGCTTTGAGTTTAGCACCGGCGTTTCAATCTCCCGATATTGCTTACCAATTGTTTTGGCAACTGGGACGGATTCGGAAAGCTCAGGGAAATACAGAAGGGGCGATCGTTCAATATACTCAAGCTGTGAATGTACTGTCTTCTTTGCGGGGCGATTTGGTGACAGTCAATCCCGAAGTGCAATTTTCGTTTCGGGAAAGTGCCGAACCGGTTTATCGGGAATTAGTCGGGCTGCTTTTGCAAGAGGAATCTCCCAGTCAAGCTAAATTGAAACTGGCGCGCCAAACGGTGGAATCTTTGCAGTTGGCGGAATTGGACAACTTTTTTCGGGATGCTTGCGCTGATGCTAAACCAAAGTCGATCGAGGAAATCGATCCGACAGCGGCGGTGATTTATCCGATTATTTTGAGCGATCGTTTGGAGGTAATTTTGTCAATTCCCGGCAAACCCCTGCGCCGCTACACTACTAACAAGTCTCAAGCCGAGTTGGAAACTGCCTTCAGACAAGCCAAGAATACCATCAGGCCTGCTTCTTTCCCCCGCAACAGGAGGCAAGCGGTTGAACAGGTTTACGACTGGTTAATCCGCCCCGCAGAAGCGGATTTGACGGCTAGCGGGATTAAAACCCTGGTATTTGTACTCGACGGTTACTTGCGAAATCTGCCGATGGCGGTACTGCACGACGGTGAAAAGTTTTTGGTAGAAAAATACAGTATTGCTTTGGCGCCGGGATTGCAATTGCTGGCACCGAAACCGCTGAACAAAGTCAAGTTAAGAGTGCTCGCCGCTGCCCTCTCCGAAGCGCGTCAAGGCTTCTCGGCTTTGCCGGGGGTGACGCAGGAAATTCAGCAAATTGCAGCCGAGATGCCGGCGAGTTCGCTGCTGAATCAAGATTTTGTCAGCGGGCGGTTGCACGATCGAATTAAAGCTTTGTCTTACCCGATCGTCCATTTGGCAACTCACGGTCAGTTTAGCTCGAATGCGGCGGATACTTTTATTGTGACTTGGGACCAGAAAGTGAATGTTAAGGAGTTCGATCGACTGCTGCGAGTCCGCACTGGGGAAAAACAACAGCCGATCGAACTTTTGGTTTTGAGTGCTTGCGAAACTGCTTCGGGGGATAACCGCGCGGCTTTGGGTTTGGCTGGGGCCGCAATTCGATCGGGTGCCCGCAGCACCGCCGCCACCCTTTGGCAAGTCAACGACGAATCTACAGCTATCTTTATGACTGAGTTTTACAAGCAGCTTGCTTCTTCTAAAACCAGCAAAGCTGAAGCCCTCCGCAACGCTCAATTAACTCTGTTGCAAAACCAGCAGTATCAGAATCCGTATTTCTGGGCACCTTTCGTGCTGGTGGGCAATTGGCAGTAA
- the cruF gene encoding gamma-carotene 1'-hydroxylase CruF, translated as MKQLLIAERFCLIAHVLSMAFGLAGLLLILPRPELVMSLPPAGQTLFQWGMAGGGVVYIIFGAAAVALYSLRTLGLGATLGFLLPSVFLSLSSELLGTSTGFPFGNYHYLSGLGYKIAGLVPFTIPLSWFYLGLVSYIIARAGVAVGKGELNWVRQIGAIALGALLLTAWDFVLDPAMSQTSVPFWEFEELGAFFGMPYRNLAGWMGTGALFMSVAAFLWRKTPIKLERSELGLPLIVYLVNFAFGAIITVTSLDSRFWFPTSLAVLLGVVPAIALSWIAKPATGDVTETMPSLETSAIAAEIPPQPVGVLRK; from the coding sequence ATGAAGCAACTTTTGATTGCTGAGCGCTTTTGCCTGATTGCCCACGTCTTGTCAATGGCTTTTGGATTGGCAGGGTTGCTGCTGATTTTACCCCGTCCCGAATTGGTGATGAGTTTGCCACCTGCGGGGCAAACGCTATTCCAGTGGGGGATGGCTGGGGGTGGAGTAGTTTATATCATTTTTGGTGCAGCAGCAGTTGCTCTCTATTCCTTGCGGACATTGGGTTTGGGTGCAACTCTGGGTTTTTTGCTGCCTTCTGTGTTTTTGTCCTTGAGTAGCGAGTTGTTGGGCACGAGTACGGGTTTTCCCTTCGGCAACTACCATTATTTGAGCGGTTTGGGCTACAAAATTGCAGGGCTGGTTCCGTTTACAATTCCCCTTTCGTGGTTTTATCTGGGACTGGTTTCATACATAATTGCTCGCGCTGGAGTAGCGGTTGGTAAAGGTGAACTCAACTGGGTGCGCCAAATTGGGGCGATCGCCCTGGGTGCTTTGCTGCTAACAGCTTGGGATTTTGTACTAGATCCGGCGATGAGTCAAACTTCTGTACCTTTTTGGGAGTTTGAGGAACTTGGGGCTTTCTTTGGGATGCCTTACCGCAATTTGGCTGGCTGGATGGGTACGGGGGCGCTATTTATGTCTGTAGCCGCTTTCTTGTGGAGAAAAACACCGATTAAATTAGAGCGATCGGAATTGGGTTTGCCCTTAATTGTTTATTTGGTAAACTTTGCTTTCGGAGCAATTATCACTGTAACTTCGTTGGATTCTCGGTTCTGGTTCCCGACATCGCTAGCGGTGCTTCTGGGTGTAGTTCCGGCGATCGCGTTAAGCTGGATCGCTAAACCCGCAACAGGTGACGTAACCGAAACAATGCCGTCTTTGGAGACATCTGCGATCGCGGCTGAAATTCCACCTCAGCCCGTGGGCGTTTTGCGTAAGTGA
- the cruG gene encoding 2'-O-glycosyltransferase CruG → MIAPHLFSQPLTTIIPVALLLLQLPAAAILMSRLIKGPSRIPPLEPDSPTLDLLGSCTAVVPTLNEADRIAPCLEGLSRQSYELREAIVVDSYSVDGTGDLVKAAAQKDPRFRLINDDPLPAGWVGRPWALNAGFLASSEKCEWILGIDADTVPHPGLIASLLKTAAAGNYDLISLSPQFILKYPGELWLQPALLMTLVYRFGPTGTGGDVPERVMANGQCFLCRREVLVALGGYEVARGSFCDDVTLARYAAAKGFKVGFLDGAKVLKVRMYEGAIETWNEWGRSLDLKDAASSGQIWGDLWLLLAVQGLPVPIVLCYLLFGLLPPIAVFPHFWLLGLNVFLVAVRSALCLAIAPSYDTSQASGKWLFWLSPLADPLAFLRILISAFNQPTQWRGRKYE, encoded by the coding sequence ATGATCGCCCCTCACCTGTTCTCCCAACCGCTGACAACTATCATCCCTGTCGCACTCTTGCTGCTGCAATTGCCCGCCGCAGCCATTCTGATGTCGCGTTTGATTAAAGGCCCATCGCGCATCCCGCCCCTGGAACCGGATTCGCCGACGCTGGATTTGTTAGGTAGTTGTACTGCTGTAGTACCGACTTTGAACGAAGCCGATCGAATTGCGCCTTGTTTGGAAGGATTAAGCCGCCAAAGTTACGAACTCCGAGAAGCGATCGTGGTTGACAGCTATTCGGTAGACGGAACCGGAGATTTAGTCAAAGCAGCAGCACAAAAAGACCCCCGGTTTCGCTTGATTAACGACGATCCGCTGCCGGCGGGTTGGGTAGGGCGTCCGTGGGCGCTGAATGCAGGTTTTTTGGCAAGTTCCGAGAAGTGCGAGTGGATTTTGGGGATAGATGCGGATACTGTGCCCCATCCGGGTTTGATTGCGAGTTTGCTGAAGACGGCGGCGGCTGGAAATTACGATTTGATTTCGCTCTCGCCGCAGTTTATCCTCAAGTATCCGGGGGAGTTGTGGCTGCAACCTGCTTTGTTAATGACTTTGGTTTATCGGTTCGGGCCGACGGGGACTGGCGGGGATGTGCCGGAACGGGTGATGGCGAACGGTCAGTGTTTTTTGTGCAGGCGCGAGGTTTTGGTGGCATTGGGGGGCTATGAGGTCGCGAGGGGTTCTTTTTGCGATGATGTGACTTTGGCTCGCTATGCTGCTGCTAAGGGCTTTAAGGTGGGCTTTTTGGATGGGGCTAAGGTGTTGAAGGTGCGGATGTATGAGGGGGCGATCGAGACTTGGAACGAATGGGGCCGATCGCTCGATTTGAAAGATGCTGCTTCTAGCGGTCAAATTTGGGGCGATTTGTGGCTGTTGCTGGCGGTTCAAGGTTTGCCGGTACCGATTGTATTGTGCTATTTGCTGTTTGGTTTGCTGCCGCCGATTGCAGTATTTCCGCACTTTTGGCTGTTGGGATTGAATGTATTTTTGGTTGCAGTGCGATCGGCTTTGTGTTTGGCGATCGCACCTTCTTACGATACAAGTCAGGCATCGGGTAAATGGCTGTTTTGGCTGTCACCTTTGGCCGATCCGCTGGCGTTTTTGCGAATTCTCATTTCTGCTTTTAATCAGCCTACTCAGTGGCGCGGCCGAAAGTATGAATAA